The nucleotide sequence aacaggacaacacagagacaggccagaatgcaggactaatgttatgagagtattaaagtaatatgggatattctacgggaaaatattaaaacggcaagacagcgggggaaaagttaaaatgataggcctaaaacccgaaaaagttggcatgttaaggtatttttcggtccctgtgattatttttgaaattgtgcaaacggtcttttcaagtcatttgagaaggaaaggagtgtaagctcccaaattgacgctcgtctgagaaattgagtttttggataatgttcagctttgtGAAGCCAAAGCCTAGAGGAAGGAAGCCTAGAggcgagtccatagcaacaagttcatgtgttgaatttgttattacccagtgtgctttgttgaatggtctcaatgttttattgttttatttccatgtgaatacttactagaggagtaaatGTTtctaagtaggctaatgcagttgcaggaagtgtgcatttagttccatgtattgtgtttccacaacaatgttagtgagtaaatctactgaaatggccaccatcttggtgaagtgtgatgtgtaagatcagaaagcagagggtgagttaAGAACGATTGTTTAAGTCGATGTGTTCTTCATAGCGCTCTATAGCGTGGGCGGAAGATTAACGattggccggggagggtcatgtcttttttgaaaagactgctggagggtcgttgaaaattttctggcaggcaggggagggtcatgcaacttttaattgaagcactcaaaatccctctgGTGACccatttataaataacgaacggtccctagtCCTAAcctttaaccctaaccctaactcaaCACCGAATGTCAAAAAGTAACAAGCGTaatcaaagagtatagaagttaCTATACTCTTTGGCataatgtcataaacatttatgacttgtttatgacacgttcatgacagtgtcatatcactcttatgtcaatactgtcaagtaaagtgtaaccttcAGATTTTTTCAATGTCATGTATTGACCTACAAAGATGACTGATTTTGTTGTCTCAGTACATGTGCAATTGTCCAATTAGAATACTGATCATTTAATGGTTACAGCTTAACTAAATGTTGATTTAACAACATAATAATCATacaataatacaaaataaaatgaataagtACTACTGAGGAGCCGACCCACCTTGGGAATGATGTAGTCTCTGAATGAGATGTTCTTGGTGGCATAGTGGGGGACACCGAGGGGTGCAAAGTCCATGTAGCGCTGAACTTCATGGATGACAGCGTCGGTGTACGGGAGGGACTTCCTGTCCTCCATTTGTGGAGCTCTGTGTTGGCCAAGCACTGACTCAATCTCCTTCTGCATGTGCTCGGCAATTTTCAAAGTACTGCGGTAGTAATGAAAGCCTATGAGACTGCCCTACTCGTTGAAAAGTGACGCTGATGGGGATATATCAAAATTAGTTTGAAGTTTATTTTCAGGTACAAGAGCCGCATAGTGTTGCTTCAACTTGGATGCATACattcacacatgtgtgtgtattcataatatctttgtttgtgtgtgtgtgtgtgtgtctttccctctatctacctctctctctgtgtgtgtgtgtgtgtgtttgcatacaagTGCAATAAGTGCATTTTCCCACCTTGAATATCTGGGTGCTTTATAAGCAACATGAAGGCGTATCGGATGGTGGAGCTGGTGGAATCTGTTCCAGCCATGAAGAGATCCAGGACTGTAGCTGTCATGTTTTCATAGATAAATTCAGATTCAGCCAGGTCCTTCTCCTATTAGCAGGCAAGCCCATTAACATGAGTCGGTGTGAAAAAAAATCTACTAGTTCTTAATATTTAggctatttctttttttatataatctCAAACTCTTTGTATTTCATTTTTGGCCTAGGCTTGGTATATGGGTAAATAGACAAAAGCAAAATGTTAgaaatgtgtgtactgtaatgattagtgaaacacagctgCCTTACTCACTGCAGCATACCTTTATGGTACTGAGACATGTGGGAGACTACCTAGAGATGAGAACTGTAAATGTCTATTTTGGATTAATATTTAGCTTATTTTGGATAaatgtgtctgctaaataccataaccataaagaTAATAATGGACCCAAGTTTGAATAATTGGAAAAGAGGTCTAAAATTGAACCAAAATGAAAAGACAAAGCCCCAGCTGtagcgcaactggctggggcacctgcatcgtacgccggcgacccgggtttgattcccgccccgactctctctccctctcgctccctGTCGTTCTttctaattaaaggcataaaaagcccaaaaatatactttaaaaaaaaaatcaaaagacaAAATCAATTTGCTAATTTCACACAGAGAGCAAAAACATTGACGAGTCAGCTCTGAGCGATACAGTAGATCATGCTTGAGACACTTGGCATGTTGACAGGCTTTGTACTTTAAAATCATTCAAATTAAGTTCAATCTATTTTAGCATGTACTGTACAATCTCCAGAATAACAACATATCTGTCAAAAATACCCTGACAACTTGTTCTTAGAAGCTGACCTGGTTGATTCGGATGAGGAAACAGTCGATGTAGTCTCGAGGGTTGTCTGGGTTCAGAGTCTCCTCATGCTGGTTGATCTTCTCAGTAATAAAGGCTTTAAGCTCCTCCAACTGGTTGAAGACCGTGTGATGGGGCCCAGGGAGGTGATCCATCAGCTTGGGAAAGAAGTTGTACAGCTGTGCAGGTTGTGTGAGAGGAAAGTAGACATGTTGAGGATGTGGGCTGCTGACTTTTCTGAGATAGAACATTTTCTGATACATCAGTAATACCCCCCAACCTTTTTAAAGCCTTTTTAAAACTCATCTGGGACAAGAATGTAAGAATAACAAAAGGCTTTCACAATGGCTGAGACTTTTGCAAAACCAAATCTTGCTTGCATGCTAGTACAAAATTgaagtctatctatctacctgccCCCAGGGACTGCTCTCAAGGCGTCGTTCGGCCTGCATAATTTGCAGTAGACGCAGGAAGTTGACATCGTCGTAGCTGAAGCGCTCCCCGAACACAAGCGCACAGATCACGTTAGCCGTGGCGCGGCTCAAGAAGAATGTTGGGTTGAACGGAGTCGCTGGGGGGAGAGTTCAAGTGACTGAAGTGCTGATTCTAAAGGCGTGCAGCAATGAACTTTTAGCAAATGCAAATGCTGTCCACTTGCCACTCTCTTATGTAACAAtgcaaaaataaaatcacaaatgcatggatacacacacacaaacacacactcacaaacacacacacacacacacacacacacacacacacacactcacacttggtTTCTCTCAGGCTCTCCAGCAGGTGTCGGCTCTCCTCCTGAGTCCACTGCTCCATCCTCTTGCGGCCCATCCCAAAGTCTCTGAGCGTGCTCAGTGTGAAGCGTCTCAGCTGGCGCCAGCGCTCACCGTTACTGATTGCCAGACCTGAACAAAATCATTGTTGAACACTCCTTTCTTAATTTTTTACAGTATGTACGACAGAAATTAATGATATAATGAGGGGTACGTACAGTAAGCAAACATTAAATGGGTCCCTCTACAGTGTACATAAACAGCATTGCATAATGTGAAAATATTTAgggcattcattcattaattaagctaattcattcatttattcattcattcatttcacaatataaaggggggggggggtaatcaTGCTACTGTATGATCTCACCATATCCCCTTTGCACTCTGTCAAAGAACGGCACTGGCGGTCTATCTGTGAACTCATCTGCCTGGTCCACCAGCGCCTCTTTCACCGCTTTGTACCCGCTCAGAACCACAATGCACCAGGGTCCCAGATGCACAGTCATGACCGGGCCGTATTGCTTACTCCACTGGGATGGAAGAGAACGAGCAACGTGTATGCGTTAGTACAGGGGttcccaaataccactaggttctggccaaggaccccttgatgtgttattaaacccatcaacaatactacggcaaatttaaaaatacattaagctaatcctaataattattttagccacaagcactttgtgatggagcatacagtgtgtaaaattacatttggggctttctgctatatgagagctatcactctactattattcccagttattatcatggaaaataatgttcagatatgcgacaaattattataatagcattgtataacaaccctcatagtaatgggtatatttaaacattttcaaatgtatttatttgttgcttttatttttctttccaacttgctgaggcccccctggcaccccctcgccagcccccactttgaaaactaCTGCGTTAGTACACACTAACATACAACAGATTTAAAGATGCAGTCAGGGATTGCGCAGGAATtcacgtttgtttgtgtttatgtttatatataaatttattcaaaaacacttttgtgcacaaaaaacatacagtatattttttttaaccaaGGACAAAACTAAACATGccagaggtagctcacccctaccttcagtattctCAGAGAAATTCCAtgcagggttttgtttttgtttagggGGCAGGCTGCCCCTATTTTgtttgatttcattttttgaagcctgggctgcctacagagaccggGTTTTTTTACTCACGGAAATGGCAGCTACggtcgtgaggagatgattaCTGAATGTAATAACAAATTGAATGGGCTtgaaatccctgactgcacctttaagtggAGGACTTAGGTCAGGTTATGTTACTTATGTTTGGAAATCATTTAAGAGCAATCATTAAACTAAGGTCCAATTGAAGAGAGAAATGCTGCTTAAACATAGGGTACAGAGGAGCACAATCAGGttagtctgcacacacacacaacactaccaACCCCCACCTCtgagcacacacaagcacgcacacacacacacacacacacacacacacacacacacacacacacacacacacacacacacacacacacacacacacacacacaaggttcaGTGATTTTAAGTGAAAATATAGTTGCAATTTTGATTTAATTGTTTCTAATGCATGGTACATCTTGATGTGaaatattcaaattaaatgCTCAGACAAACTTTAGCTACATATCATGTGAAAAAATGGGAAGTGCAATCCAACCAAATGGCAAATTGAGAAGAAATACCTTCAAGAAGGTCTCAAAAGGCGCTCTCTTGTTCACTTGGGGCAGGTTTCCCAGCAGGGGCAGTCCAGTGGGGCCTGGGGGCAGCAGAAGCCCCTGtggtcccctcctcctccagaccagcagcagcaggagcagcaccaGGCCAGCCAGCAACAGCATGCTGGACACAGACATGACGCACCTCCTTTAGAGTTAGTGGCAGCAGCATGCTGGACTCAGACATGACGCACCTCCTTTAGAGTTAGTGGCAGCAGCATGCTGGACTCAGACATAACgcacctccttccctctcctctatcAGTTTCTCTTATAGCTTCACTTTTTAGTAATTTCTCTTATGTtttgtctgttctctctctctctctctctctctctctctctcttttcctctttatctctgtttctgtccctcTAGATATCTCCATGTCCCTTTCtctatattacattacattacattacatttagcagacacttcttgaccaaagtgtaTATATCCcacctctcattctcttttctgtctgtctttttgtctgtAACTTGTTTGTGCTCGTGCTGAGTGCTCCCCACAGACTGAACGAATCTATGCGGGTAGGGTTGTGGATGAGGGGAGGATACGTCCACTGAGCAGGACTTGGATAGAGGGGTCATGTGTCTGCCTCTCGTTCACTTTAACCTGGAGAACTACCCCAATCGCTCTTATGCTTTAGTCAACTATCAGTGCCAAAACAAACAACCATAGCCAGTGGGAGGAATCTGTGAACTTGCTAGTTTCCCAATTGCATAATGGCACTAAGCAATGGGCTTAAGCAATGCTGAGGGCGATAAAACAAGACCTAAACAACTGTTATGCTTTTCATACCCTTAATGAAACTTTTGCAGTGAAAATAGACACATGGTTCAAGTGGCACCAGAGGTGAGGAATGTGAAGTCGTTGGTGCATAAATGCCCTTGGAAGCATTTAAGTCGACAAAAAAGTCCACTGAATCAAGGACCAGCAATAAATAGATACAGCTGAAAaacacaagtcaagtcaagtcaagtcaagtctatATGAAACACTTGATACAGAGAGACAGTTTAgttatttaacaaaaacaaaagcaattAAGTATTAAAGGAATGTACAAAGTGTGGTGTGATCAGCATGTGTTGTTACTTGTCTAACCAattccaatctctctctctcactcacttcctgtcaatctctaACTGTCCTTTGACAATAAAggtaaaactgaaaaaaaaaaaaaaacgacaatATAAAATCAAAACTGGGCACAAGCTGAGCAGCAAAGCATATCTAAGAAACCTATAATATCGATATTAATCGTTAATTGaatattgaacacacacacagagagagagagagagagagagagatgaccttACACACACTTTACCTACTCTTTCCAGTAGATTTTAAcctttctgtgttttttctttattttttaattttctctTGGCTtagtctctctttgtctctctctgtccatttttttctcctttaGTACCATCTATATCTTTCTTTGTCTCCCCTCTCTCAATGTCTCTATCTTTTTTTCTAGGTTtaacctctctttccctcccttctaCTGTAAcctcccccccatctctccttATACTccgcatgtctgtgtgtgtgtttacacatttGTACGCGCCTGCGTGCTTGTGGAAGAGCCTTCCATGTTTGGAAATACGCGGGGGAAACATACTGACTTCCTACTTTTTTAACTTCCTGTACTTTCCCTGTGCCTCTGGCTGATGTGCATTTCAGCGCCGCTCTTTGTTCTCTACAAAACTACCACTAATACCTACTGCAGACTAACACCCAAGATTTCTAAGGTAAGTTACATGGTTTACAAACAACTACTTTTTATGTTTAGGTGGCATTTTCTAGAagaaattattttgaatatttgttttcaacTGCCATGGCCATGGTTGTGTGGGGAATAGAGATAAACACATGTTGCTCCCACAAGCTGTCTAGGCGTATTATGTAGTTCTGTGGTTCAGGGTGGGACGGAATACACCATGAAAAGTAAAGCAAAGCCCTCACAGTGCAACATGACCCAAACGTGGCCAAACATGCCAGCAAACTTTTATCAAGCTCCGTTGCATTCAGTTCTACATTTGTGAATGACAAAGATTCCTATCTGCTACTCAGGGTGTTATAGCACATCCTTATAGGTGCATGGAGGTGAGGCTTGTTAAATGCACAACACTGTACCTGTTGGCTACCGTAACACACCTACAGTACCACAGCACCTGTCTATAGGCCTCCAGATGGCTATGTCAATACAGCAGCAAACTCTGACATTGACAATACCCTTTTCTGGCCGAAGGCTTAAGGGTAGTGAAGAGGTGTGTTCAAATTGGGCAAATAGTTCTCTGTTAAATTTGACCGATTTGGTGTAAACATTCCATTGGTGACATGGTAACACTTTGTCCAGCTCACCTCCATCTCCACTGTATGTTCGCTGGGAACTACCTACTTAGACTGTTTGCGAGTGATCGCAAACGTTCACTGAgaactcaaggcaaacagaaacCTGTTCACAAACATTAGCAAGCATATGTGTTTGAATTTAAACTCACCTCAGGTTCAACTGGGAAGCAGGAACTGGAGTGACCCAGGAGATTCACACTCTGGGACTGAAGCAGGTGTGGATGTTACGCTTCAATAATTCCAAATGGTATCATCTATGGCTAAAACCATAGACAGTTATTTCACAGATGCTTTTATTCTAAGTGATAGATCTCAATAACACaattatataatatacataATGTATATATTCTTAGTGAAGTTAAGATGTACTGTACATGATGTCAGACTTTAATATATTTTCTGCCCATTTGACTATGTGGGATACTAAGTCTTATATTTGGTGTGCCATTTCTGTCAGGTTACATCTTGTGTGTTTTTTACATCAGGTAACAGACTGTCTCTGCTTCCACATCCTCAACCCTAATGTCTTCCAACAATACATCCCCAACTGGACGTAGGAAATGGATCCCATGTAGCAAAAAATGGCGTGAACAAATGGAAGAGCTTTCTAACATGGAGGACAGTAAGGTGAGGACAGTGGGGGGCCTGACATTTGTCCCTAATGACGAGAGATTCCGGATTGCTCTGATGGGACAGACTGAAGTCCTCTTGGGACTCAAGAAGGATGGCACGGAGGTCGCCATAAAGAAGATGCTCATATCCAACTACAAGAAGTTCCAAGATGAGCTGAAAGTTTTACAGGGATACAGGTTTAACAGTCTTCacgttgtacagtatgtggactCTGAAGATGAGGGTGACATTGGCTACATCGCCATGCAGTTGTGTGACTACAACCTGGAGgaatacataaaaaaacaaccaGCAGAGCCAGAGAGGAAACGAATAGTGAAAGAGTTTCTTGAGGGTCTGAAAGACATTCATGAGCATCCAAAAGCTAAATTAATCCATCGAGACATCAAGCCTCAAAACATTTTAATTGGTAAGCTGCTTGTTTTTCAACATTTAAGGGGCGGGGATCAGAGTGGTTGTGATTGTCTTAGGGCCCTATCTTACACTCGGCTCATCGTGGCACCAAGCGTGACGCAAGTCTTGTTCCTATCTTACACCCAACACAATTAATAATGACCCTTTACAGATGCTGATGATGGGGTGAGGTTTGCTGACTTTGGGATAAGTCGCACCTTAGAGCCGGGCCAGACTACAAGGGTGACAGGCAGAGTTGGAACAGATTACTGGGAGGCCACAGAAATAGTCAAGAACCCACCAGGAGACCAGGGCATTCGGTACAAGCGAAGCGCTGATATACAGGTATGTCATCATCTCAACACGCAGGTCCAGACATTCActtaatttctttctctgtgtctcacacagagtgtgcgtgcgtgcatgcatgcacacacacacacacacacacacacacacacacacacacacacacacacacattgtagatACATACAGACCACAGATATACAGATCTAGCATAGAAGTACGTTCTCTTCTATTGCAATAAATACTcaggaatgcatgtcttcactCCCCTTGGGTCCAGGTTTGTGTTTTTAAGTCTTCTTGCTTACAGGTAGCTGGAATGCTGGTCTACTACATTCTCTCAGGTGGAAAACATCCCTTTGGCGATGACATCCGGTGTATAAGCAACATTTATAATGGTGACTACCAACTTCAGTACCTTAATGATGATGAAGAAGCCAAGGATTTGCTTGAGAGCATGCTCAATGTTAATCCAGATGCGAGGCCACGGATCACAGAAGTTCTCAGCCATCCCTACTTCTGGGATAAGAGCAGGTACTatacagggatgggcagtatttctgatacatgtatTCAAACTATGAATACAAAATGCAAAattatattttgtaatttgcaTTTGATTGGGATGATTCGATTTTATATTAGATtctactttattgtcattgtgcagagtacaagtacaaagacaaagacaacgAAACGAGCCACAAAATATTGCAGTGTCCTGTGGAGTTCATGGACTAATTAAAATATGAATTTGAAATATCACTGAAAATAATAATTACTGTCATTTCAGCAACttactgttgcagttcatttatAGGTCTCATTGACATCTAGTTAATTATTATGTTCAAGTTTTTGGTTCTTACACTCACAAGTCTTCTTTCTGTGCTAGCAAAGAGAGTTTCCTGATACAGGTGGGGAATGTCCCAGAGGTAAAAAACTATGACGGATCGGTATAGATAAGGAAGAGAAAGTTAAGTTAGGGGAAGTTCTCAAAGAACTGGAAGTGGATAagaaaagcttttccacatgGAA is from Alosa alosa isolate M-15738 ecotype Scorff River chromosome 15, AALO_Geno_1.1, whole genome shotgun sequence and encodes:
- the LOC125308514 gene encoding serine/threonine-protein kinase/endoribonuclease IRE2-like, with protein sequence MSSNNTSPTGRRKWIPCSKKWREQMEELSNMEDSKVRTVGGLTFVPNDERFRIALMGQTEVLLGLKKDGTEVAIKKMLISNYKKFQDELKVLQGYRFNSLHVVQYVDSEDEGDIGYIAMQLCDYNLEEYIKKQPAEPERKRIVKEFLEGLKDIHEHPKAKLIHRDIKPQNILIDADDGVRFADFGISRTLEPGQTTRVTGRVGTDYWEATEIVKNPPGDQGIRYKRSADIQVAGMLVYYILSGGKHPFGDDIRCISNIYNGDYQLQYLNDDEEAKDLLESMLNVNPDARPRITEVLSHPYFWDKSSKESFLIQVGNVPEVKNYDGSV
- the LOC125308516 gene encoding cytochrome P450 2C15-like → MSVSSMLLLAGLVLLLLLLVWRRRGPQGLLLPPGPTGLPLLGNLPQVNKRAPFETFLKQYGPVMTVHLGPWCIVVLSGYKAVKEALVDQADEFTDRPPVPFFDRVQRGYGLAISNGERWRQLRRFTLSTLRDFGMGRKRMEQWTQEESRHLLESLRETKSTPFNPTFFLSRATANVICALVFGERFSYDDVNFLRLLQIMQAERRLESSPWGQLYNFFPKLMDHLPGPHHTVFNQLEELKAFITEKINQHEETLNPDNPRDYIDCFLIRINQEKDLAESEFIYENMTATVLDLFMAGTDSTSSTIRYAFMLLIKHPDIQEHMQKEIESVLGQHRAPQMEDRKSLPYTDAVIHEVQRYMDFAPLGVPHYATKNISFRDYIIPKGTMIIPMLHSVLRDEDQWENAWAFNPVNFLDLNGNFKKNPAFLPFSAGKRSCVGESLARMELLLFLVSIVQHFHLSTPGGPSSLDIKPEFSSFVKVPAQYQLVVTPR